One Vibrio sp. CDRSL-10 TSBA genomic window, ACTCACAGCTCAGCGGGCCAAAATTTATTACTATGCAGAGGTTAGTCATAACCAGCAGATAGTAGTAAGTATAAGCTTTGATGGATGCCGCTTTCTGAGCAACCTCAACTTGAAATAACCGGATCAATGCGATAAATCAGTCATATAATGGACTTTATAGGGAAATATCGTGCAATCTATCGCACTGGACCGCCAGGATGTGCGCATTCTGGAATTGTTACTGCAGGACAGCCGGATTCCGCGTCTTGAATTGGCCGAAGCGGTTAACCTTTCGGCATCGCAGTGTTTTCGTCGTCTGAAACGGCTGGAAGAATCGGGGATTATTGAGCGCTACTCTGTGGTGCTCAACGGCAGTAAAGCGGGGTTTGATATCAATGCATTAGTGATGGTGCAGTATCGAAAATCTGAGCCCGATGCCCGCCAGCAGCTACTCGATTTAATTGCCCGGACTGCGATTATTCATGAATGTTATTCTATTACCGGTGACAATG contains:
- a CDS encoding Lrp/AsnC family transcriptional regulator; this encodes MQSIALDRQDVRILELLLQDSRIPRLELAEAVNLSASQCFRRLKRLEESGIIERYSVVLNGSKAGFDINALVMVQYRKSEPDARQQLLDLIARTAIIHECYSITGDNDFALKVSCATMTEFNRLINETLQTRFISGMHSYMLLECFKHQVALPQTVKK